The Seriola aureovittata isolate HTS-2021-v1 ecotype China chromosome 16, ASM2101889v1, whole genome shotgun sequence genomic interval ATCAACTAAATGTTCCAGCACTAGTCAGCACATAGTCAAGAACAGGTTTTGAGATAGgtttctcctttttctcacCTGTGCACGGTGCTCACCAACAGAGAACTGAACCACGGCAAAGTTGGGTGAGGTGTGGCTCCCTTCGATGCGCTCCACCGTGGACGAGTCGATCTTCAGCTCGCTGCTGATCTCGGCACTCTGGATGAAATCCTCCGTCTTCAGGTCCTCCACGCGTTTCAACTCCCCGTCGGCCAGCTGGATGATGGAGCCCTTGATGAAGTACGGGGGGAGTGAGGGAGGCATGGCCGTATTggatgggggaggaggagcgGAAGGAGCAACCAGGCCCGACGGCGCAGGAACAATGGGGAGATGAAGCTGGGCTTGGACCACTGCACCTGAAGCGGCCTGGTGGTACGAGCCGCTGTGGGGTTCCAGCGTTTCTCCTTTGGGAGCAGTGGCAGCAATGTACGTGTGTGGGAGTGTGGTAGGAAAAGGTGCGGCTTGGGTAGATGATGTCACGTGGGAGGTCACAGGTTCCAATGCGGTGACTCCACCTCCACTGACAGGGATAATGACAGGTTGGGCGCCTGGAATGAGTAAGTGTTGTTGTAGGCTGTTGTGGTAGCTGATTGGCGTATGCTGGCTTCCACTGCCCCCTGCGATGTAACCAATGATAGGAGGCTGGGGGTAGATACTTGTAGAGGGGAGTCCCATTGACAGTGACTCTGTAGCACTGTGGGTGGTCTGGATAACTGTCTGGGGCGGCAGTGTGCTGACAGCAGCTTTCAGACTGTCTACACTTAATGGGGATGGAAATGTGAACGAGGAGGTGTTGTTGGAGGAAGAGGGTGTGCGATTGACAGGCTTGCCCAGGATGATGCCACCCTTTTCCAGGTGTGAGGGGGCAGAGGTTGTCAGCTTCTCAGGGCTGGCTCTGGGTGGTGCCAGCTGGTGGTCCCCGTGGCTGTTGGGCATTAGCATGACAGAGGTTCTCAGCCCTGAGGGATCATGAGTAGAGTAGTCTGATGGCAGAACCAGCTGGCGAGCCTCATAGGCGGATAAAGAAGAAGTGGCATCCCGTGATTTGCTCCCTGACTTGGAGAGGCTGGATTCAGGGGATGCTCCAAACCGCCGGCCCCTTTCCAGCTCTCCATTGTGGAGCTCTCTGGGTCTGGAGCCACCGTCCTCTTTCCTGGTGTGTCCGTCAGTATACTGCACCACAACCTGGGACATCCCATGCCCCAAAGTATGGTGGGGGTGCAGTGACTGGGGAGGAAGGTGAATGCCTCCTTGGTGATGAGGCGACTGAACAGTCCGCGGGGAAGTTGACATCTGAACATGGTGAGGGGCGAGGTCTGTAGGGGGCGGAGGCATGGAGGTCCGCCCGCTGGATACTCGCTGCTGGTCATGTTTGGAGGTCTGCGAAGGAGCAGaggctgtctctgtgtgagaggGTCTCTGTGCagcaaaagaggaggaggaggagagggggggaggtggaggaggaggtgggagcaGTTGAGGGGAGATGTAGCCTGTGTATGGGGCAGTGTAGGGAGAGGCTATAAACTGCAGATTGGGAGGCAGTTGGGTGTAATGGACAGTTCCTCCAACTGTGGATTGTGACAAGGGGGATGTATAAACTGTAGGAAGAGGTGAGACTAGCctcagtgaggaagaggaggatgaagagtcTGATGTGGAGGAGAGGGATTTATACTGTGGCCCATCAGACTGACTGGAGCTACGgtgcccacacacactgctctcatTCCCACCAGCCACACTGGCAAGCCAGGCCATGTTCTCCGTGCGCTGGCTGTCGCTGGCAGGTGGCATGGTATGCGGACGATTTTCAGATGGTAATGTGCTTGAGGGGATCTCCCTCTTCTTTGGGGGCAGACATTCATTACTGCGTTCCTGGTTGGACTTCATGATTTCGCCTCACGTCCCTCAACCGTACTTGCGTTTTCTTTCCTCAACTTTTGGACTTCTCTAGCTTTTTCCGTTCTTTTttgttccccctctctctctgcctttctacTTCACTTCCCTTGCTCTTTCCCTCACGTTTGATGTTCTGTCCTTTGTCTCACTTTAATTAGCTATAAATTAACCTTCCTAATCTTGTCTCGCTTTCTCTCTAGCCAGTTCACCCAAAGCTGTTGATTATCAGGTCTTTTCTTGATAACAAAGAAAATCCAGGCCCTAAGGAACAGGTGAGGAAGGATTAAAGATGGAGATGAAGATATGGAGGGGTGGTTAGAGGGGAGGGGTAGGGCGGTCTCTTCGGTCCAGGGGTCTTTAGCGTCTGAAAGGTGAGCTCAGTGTGGTAGGGGAGAGTGTCACGACatcacacctgctgctgccgccgGCGACGACGGGGGGCCGAGTGTGCCGCACTTCATGTGGAATCATTTCCCTGCAAAAGCAAGCCCGTCCACGCACAGCACAAACCTgcgggagagaaagacaagcaGACTGAAAAAGTGCAGGACTCAAAAGAGATGAATAGGTACATACAAATTTAAGGTCATTTATACTTTTGTTTGCGTGTTTTCACCCAGACAGCAAGGATGATGACAGGCCAGTCTTCAAAGTTTCTACCTTCTAACATGCAAGTacatcagctgattgttttccaatgaaaaagaaagaagctgagTGCACTGACACAGAAAGTACAAAACTGTGTTTAAACTGTccctgaagcaaaacaaaaagtgaaaaatagatTAGTTACTGATTGTTGGTTAACTGTTGTAAAggggttttattttcagtgtaaatgtaaatctaaaGTTTTTACTATAATAATCATTTATTGATCACAATACAGCAACTTAAACTACTTTAGATCATGTTTTGCAACTAGGTGCCATTTCAACGGGACATGGAGAACAAAACATGGTTCTAGCAAACAAGGCAtaaaggataactgtgtgctAGCTTCAGGAGCACAATGATAACGCTCTAAGGAGAGAAACTGTTGAGCAATACATTTACTGTCATGAAGGTCAACAAACAGGCTATGAGCCAACAAAACGATGCCCCGCATCAACAACCTCAGGAGctcaacaaaccaaaacaaccaaaacaaggCTATGGAATAATACAAGGACGCTCTGCAACAAGAAATTCAGGAAGGGAAAAACACTCTTTAGGAACTGACAGTGTTTGAAAGGAACTAGAATGTTCTGAAGGATGAAAAGGAGGCCATGAGTCTACATAATGATGCCTGCAACAAGAAAGGAGGTCCACTGGTAGCTCAACACAGAGGGGTTAAAAGTGTGTATTAAATTTGGTTACAACAGCACAAGTTAGCCATAGGTaatcaaatgaaatgataataaaactCCATTTaatacttttcttcttttactaCCTTTATTTATACTTATATTTCCAGATCGTTTTAGATCAGAAGAAGAATTGAAGCAGAACAAAACACCTCTAATCACAGCAActggagcagaagaagaagtttccAACACCTGCGGTACTCGGACCTCCAATCACAGACCTGTGCTGTACTCAACAAAGTATGTGTTCaccacgtgtgtgtgcatgtatgtgtgtgtgccatctGTTAGTGAGGACCCCCTACTGCAAAAGATGGAAAGCTTGGTGTGAATCTCATAAATAATGTAAAGGCATTTAAAGCACATGTACCGACCCATccaaccacccccccacccccccccccccccacacacacacacacacacacaccccctatCTTGCTTACTCAAATACTGACACCTGGGCATACTCAATTATGCTGACACATGTTCTTTTCCTGACACACAGCACaagttcactcactcacacacacacacacacacacacacacacacacacacacacacacacacacacacacacacacgctccaaCTATGCACAACACTACACAAAagcacatacagagacacatgTATTTGTCCAACTTAAATACTCCTGAAAGTGGGCTAAGTAGCAGTTGACTAAGTTACTGCAAACTTGCACTAGACAcgcacagacagaaacacaataacaagttttgtttgtttatttactcatGTAAAAGTTTGCAAAGGTAAGAGTTTACACTCACAAAAACATTACTGTCaagtaataaaatgataacCCAAGTAACTGCCCAAACCACATGCAAAGTATTGACGAATTAACAAATAATTGATTTTCACTGTGCGTGTCTTCAACCCCCTACAATACAGCCTATTGTGTACATTGCCAATCACGTACCAGACATAGTGCCATTTTTAACATCCAAATACCATGAGGAACATAGACTGAAATATTTGGAAAATCTACTACTGCTGATGTCAAGATACTCCTTTGAGAAAAGAGTGTCAGTCTTCTGATAAAATATAATCTTGGTTGGTTAGCTCATTGTTGCTGTAAAAGCCGACGTCAAAGTATAGTCAGAGTCAGAGTATCTTGACATAACAATGGAAGGCTTTAGCTTGATACCATTACTCAAGATTAGGCATTTATTATTGTGCATTTTGGAAACACTGAGAATCTGAAGACACGGAGCAGAATGATATAAAAGCGAGTCACCGACACGTATGCAGCTGCTCTGGTGACGCCTCTGAATGTAAGACTGCAACAGTTGCTAGCTCTACTCACATTAGACCCAATAGCAGCCTCTTGTATTGATGATGAGTCTGACTATCTGACCTCTGGAGCTGCCAAGTCACATGAGACTGAATCTTTCAACCAGAATGACTGGGTCAACACCTCCCAGGTTTCCTAGGGCTTATTTACTAATTCCTGCAGAGTGACAACTGcccccactgtgtgtgtgtgtgtgtgtgtgtgtgggtgtgtgtgtgtgtctgttctgtggGTTGAGGGCATCTTGCATCTCAAGCAGATTCCTGTGATTTAAGATGTGCCGCAGTGCTACTACAACACAACTACAGAGACAGGCGCAGgagtaaacacatgcacatacggTACAAGAGCAcctgcatgcatgcatacatacacatacacacacacacactatcaagAACACACCATCTGTTCAATCAAGCAGGCATGACTCAGAGGTGTGTTGATAGGTACTCTTGATCGGTGAGCTTTTAGcactctcctctgcttctcGTTCCTTTCCACCTCTCCGTCACTCTACCTCCACTCGACTCCTCTCCTGCATCAGCCTCTCCTTCTTCATAACTCCATTCTCAATTATCAGTCTTCCATCTAATGGTTTTATGTTCCTAATTTTCTATCTCTCAATGTCTTGGCTTCTTCTCTCATGGCATCCTATCACATTAATCTTCTACActtctctctactgtactatatGCTACACCTCATTCACTGTACTGTACAGAATCAAGTCAgtggaggggagaaaaaaaactgacaaactaTTCTGTTTGTATTCACCAAGCTCTTCACCAAATTAAAACTCAGAGATAAGAGGAATATTATGTGTCAGAGCTCACAGATCAGAGCCATTTCATATCAGCTGCCACATCAAACACTGACAGTCTGTACATCCAGCTACAGATCTGTTCATGCTGCCATCTATGACCGCTTTTATCTTCAGAGCGAGGCACCTCGTTTCTGACACTTCACTCTGgcacatgaaaaaaagtttctgaAAATTGCAGGAGAAATGCTGTATGCATTGTGTAATGGGATATATTGTACTGCTGTTACATTCAGTGTGTAATACAGTAAGTGTGGTATGGCACTGCAGCTGCTAAGCAACTGATACCAGAGAAATGATTTGACTTTATGCATTACCGCTGTCTTTTACAATACAGGAAACAGAAATTATACACCGTAGAAATGTAGGAACCTAACTATTATACAGGAACAGGGGGtgagacacattcacacacattaatcctggggaaaaaaacctTAACTTTCACACTTGGTCCTTTCTCTTCtgctttttcctgctgtgtttgtgagagaaagaaacaaagaaaaagaaagaaatgttgagATAAGGagtgaaagtaaagaaaaacaaactcgCTTCCAGCGTGTACAGTGGGAAACTTTATCTTAAacgacaagaagaagaaaaaaaaaaggcagaaagcAGCAAAACTACAGCAAAGGGATCTGAGAGTGATGAAGAGAGGTAGGAGGGCGAGGAAGATGGGAGAACAGGTGTATGAGAGGGATGAGATGCATGCATTGACCTACATTGcagtaagaaagagagagagagagtattgcttcactgaaactgacactcaaacacacattcactgaaaCGCTATGTCACCTGAATCTTGCTGAGCTTgcagcgtctgtgtgtgtgtgtgtgtgtgtgtgtgtgtgtgtgtggatgtgtgtgtagatatcAGATGACCTGTAACCCAAGCCGTCTGTCCTGCATGTGCTttggtctctctctttctctctcgctctctcacacacacacacacccacaaacgcgcgcgcacacacacacacacacacacacacacacaaatacaatgaCCCAAGCCTGTGTAGGAACACAAGTGAAAATAACTCTaactaactgtgtgtgtgtgtctgtgtgtgtgtgtgtgtgtgtgtgtgtgtgtgtgtgtgtgtgtgtgtgagtcagtaaCCTGAATCGTTCATTCATGCACTATACTATTGTCCTTCTACGGTCAAAACACTGGAGGTGTGTATAtgtcaccctctctctcctaGACACTGACACACTCCGCACACAGTATACATAAGAAACCCAAAACATAGAGATTAATGGATGAATACCGTCTGATGTTTGTGATTAAAACCCTGCAGGGAAActgaatattataatatttaaccGATATTTCATTATctataaaaatggcatattCAGAATTATATGTCAGAAtaatacacacaccacactctcTAAATGATGCATTTAACTTAGATTTCAATATATAATTTATGAATCATCCATCTTTATTCAAGCAGTACTGGAGTGCTTTGTGGTTATGGCGCCAGCACTGCGTCTGTACAGCCACCACTACTGTAACTATGGTCAGTCACAACAATTACAAAATGTTTACACTGACAATAGAcactgaaagacacaaacactgggTTTCATTGTTCTACAGTAGCAACTAATATCCTTCCCAACCTTCACCAAAACAGCCAAGAtgtcaaatgcaaaaaaggCTAAAAGATACTTTGGGGTTaaaagtcatgtttgtgtgcaatGCAGCTTATTGTAACATTTAGATAATACATACATTTCAAGAATGTATTGTATCTGCCCTTGAGGATCCAATACAGTTTATTATGAGTTATCATATCACATCAATTGGTCTCACTGAATCACATTCAAGCTAAAATATATGCTATTTAATAGATGCAGCTTTAACTCTAGTTTTGCTGTTGGAGAGTTTGTTGATGCTATCAACTCTGTGGCTTTCGCCTTTAGTTGTTAGCAGCAACAGCATGATCTATAATTATATGCAGGTATGTCCGGTCCATCAACAAAATCCACTTAAACTCCCCTTACACAGGAACCTTCATTCAACATTGCATTTCAATGTTGGTACTGGGAGGGCCCTGATCTGGGGATGGGCCCtggaatttttctttttttctttttaaggtgTCAAGAGGTTCAAAATATTTAGCGGCATCCACAATTGAATCCTACGCTCACAGTCTGATCATGTCACGGTGAAACACTGCAAAGTGCAAACCACAAGGGGCAGCAGGATACAGGATGTATTTACTTGCGTCTTACGTTTATTGTATGTTGGTGTaacatattgtttgtttatgtttacttATGTAGAATTTCCGTTCAGAATGCGCCATACCAGATAATTATAGAAAAATAGcaactttgtgttgttttgccAACCAGCTAATCAACACTTCATCATTTTGTCTGCAAAGCATTTAGATAAGTGCTGTAGCAACATAAAAACTGTGTGCATAGGCTACATATGTCTGTTCCatttgagtctgtgtgtgtgtgtgtgtgtgtgtgtgtgtgtgtgtgtgtgtgcgtgattgCCCagtcataatcataatcatgaTCAAAGGGATAAGTCCAACGTGATGTGTTATCTCATTGCTAAATATAGTTCAACTGGAAAGTACAGTTGCTGCAGGCTCAtacttctctgtctctctccacttctcTATGTCTTTCTTTacgtctctctgtgtctgtttgtctatgTGAATTTTCATTagcgtgggtgtgtgtttgcatatgtgcaCATTACAGGGACCCTTGCCAGACTGGGAACTCTGACAAGGCTGCCACTTTATTCACTGTCACCCTCCACTAGtgattacacacaaacaacaacaaacacacaaacacacacacacaaataggaGTATGGTAAGATAGTGAGGGAGTAATGGAGGATCTGCCATTGACAGATGGAGTTAGGGAAGCAGGGGAACAGAAGAGGGAGGGGTGACGGAGAAAACGAGAAGCAAGAGCGaaacagcgagagagagagagagagagagagagagtggttaAGAgtaacagagacaaagagagacagagatggagagaaacaaatgactgtgagaaaaagagcctttttcagaaaacaaacacttagGCAGCGTTGCATGACTTGCACTTTCTCACCCCTTGACAACCCTGAGGTTGGGTGGGTGACTGGGAaaggtggggggtggtgggacacagacagacagtcagggACAgcctgagaaagaaagaaaaaccaatggaaacagaggaaagagagaaatgtatgaagagaagaaagagaagagaagagaagagaagagaagagaagagaagagaagagaagagaagagaagaagcaggGAGGGGAAACACAGGACGATCGCCGAATGGGAGAAACAAGCGACGACGATTGTAGGAAAAACTAGGGCAGACGCAGTACGCACTTACAAATGACATACTGTGATACAACAAGACAAGCgttcaggacacacacacacacacacaaacttactCTCTcgctcccacacacacttcattcagAGCGAGCGCAAAACTGTGTGAAGTGTACTTACCAGGGTAGCAGGAGTAGCCCACTTCTGCAGCAtgctccctctccccctctctcattcCTTTCCTCCCTtaactcctctcttctcctgctcTGCCGTGTCCCTTGTAAAGCACCCTGAGTCTCactccgtctccctctctccccctcaagCGGAAAATCCCAGGCAGATTCAGTGTACTTGTGCTACAAACTGCTCTCAGCCTTTCTCACCCTCCATACACACAcgagcgcgcacacacacacacacacacacacacacgcccctacacacacactca includes:
- the atxn1a gene encoding ataxin-1a encodes the protein MKSNQERSNECLPPKKREIPSSTLPSENRPHTMPPASDSQRTENMAWLASVAGGNESSVCGHRSSSQSDGPQYKSLSSTSDSSSSSSSLRLVSPLPTVYTSPLSQSTVGGTVHYTQLPPNLQFIASPYTAPYTGYISPQLLPPPPPPPPLSSSSSFAAQRPSHTETASAPSQTSKHDQQRVSSGRTSMPPPPTDLAPHHVQMSTSPRTVQSPHHQGGIHLPPQSLHPHHTLGHGMSQVVVQYTDGHTRKEDGGSRPRELHNGELERGRRFGASPESSLSKSGSKSRDATSSLSAYEARQLVLPSDYSTHDPSGLRTSVMLMPNSHGDHQLAPPRASPEKLTTSAPSHLEKGGIILGKPVNRTPSSSNNTSSFTFPSPLSVDSLKAAVSTLPPQTVIQTTHSATESLSMGLPSTSIYPQPPIIGYIAGGSGSQHTPISYHNSLQQHLLIPGAQPVIIPVSGGGVTALEPVTSHVTSSTQAAPFPTTLPHTYIAATAPKGETLEPHSGSYHQAASGAVVQAQLHLPIVPAPSGLVAPSAPPPPSNTAMPPSLPPYFIKGSIIQLADGELKRVEDLKTEDFIQSAEISSELKIDSSTVERIEGSHTSPNFAVVQFSVGEHRAQVSVEVLVEYPFFVFGQGWSSCCPDRTTQLLELPCTKLSVGDVCISLTLKNLRNGSLKKTQPLELATPASVPASSHGHLKPPRPVSDAPQGCSGGGSRHSERENGISQRGSGGSGNGSGGGNNVENGDLMFGDRGSLSKGQVASGAEAGSSKPSGGRKRRWSAPEGRKVEKSEEEPPLTLPKPSFIPHEVKVSIEGRSNIGK